One window from the genome of Mastacembelus armatus chromosome 18, fMasArm1.2, whole genome shotgun sequence encodes:
- the LOC113140950 gene encoding uncharacterized protein LOC113140950 isoform X3, with translation MVCWILLLISLTPFTWGTFVVNVTQSSYQAEENHDITLDWTFTAPSSSVPIYIFCERTTDEKVLFRLHEGVEVPESQDKQFSGRVQFDKDVLREGRVRLHVSRLRTEDSGLYLCEVQTGGGSGYADCRLNVTASDQPSPLRPEPESPEPERPEPESRGSISLYIALGAVVVVVVVVVVLLVILRFTSSLCFTEPADVSVNASSVV, from the exons atggtctgctggatcctgctgctcatcagcctgaccccctttacctggg gaacatttgtagtgaatgtgacacagagctcctatcaggcagaggagaaccacgacatcacactggactggaccttcacaGCTCCCAGCTCCTCCGTCCCCATTTATATCTTCTGTGAAAGGACGACTGATGAGAAAGTCCTGTTTCGTCTACATGAGGGTgttgaggtcccagagtctcaggacaaacagttttcaggacgagtccagtttgacaaagacgtcctcagagaaggacgagtcagacttcatgtgtccagactcaggactgaggactctggCCTGTACCTGTGTGAAGTGCAGACAGGTGGTGGTAGTGGTTATGCTGACTGTCGCCTCAACgtcacag CGTCTGATCAGCCCAGTCCTCTGAGACCAGAACCAGAAAGTCCAGAACCAGAGAGACCAGAACCAGAGAGTCGGGGAAGTATCAGCCTCTACATTGCACTAggagcagtagtagtagtagtagtagtagttgtcGTTCTACTGGTGATACTGCGCTTCACCTCAAGTCTCTGTTTTACTGAACCTGCTGATGTGTCAGTAAACGCCTCTTCTGTCGTGTAA
- the LOC113140950 gene encoding uncharacterized protein LOC113140950 isoform X1: MVCWILLLISLTPFTWGTFVVNVTQSSYQAEENHDITLDWTFTAPSSSVPIYIFCERTTDEKVLFRLHEGVEVPESQDKQFSGRVQFDKDVLREGRVRLHVSRLRTEDSGLYLCEVQTGGGSGYADCRLNVTAASDQPSPLRPEPESPEPERPEPESRGSISLYIALGAVVVVVVVVVVLLVILRFTSSLCFTEPADVSVNASSVV; encoded by the exons atggtctgctggatcctgctgctcatcagcctgaccccctttacctggg gaacatttgtagtgaatgtgacacagagctcctatcaggcagaggagaaccacgacatcacactggactggaccttcacaGCTCCCAGCTCCTCCGTCCCCATTTATATCTTCTGTGAAAGGACGACTGATGAGAAAGTCCTGTTTCGTCTACATGAGGGTgttgaggtcccagagtctcaggacaaacagttttcaggacgagtccagtttgacaaagacgtcctcagagaaggacgagtcagacttcatgtgtccagactcaggactgaggactctggCCTGTACCTGTGTGAAGTGCAGACAGGTGGTGGTAGTGGTTATGCTGACTGTCGCCTCAACgtcacag CAGCGTCTGATCAGCCCAGTCCTCTGAGACCAGAACCAGAAAGTCCAGAACCAGAGAGACCAGAACCAGAGAGTCGGGGAAGTATCAGCCTCTACATTGCACTAggagcagtagtagtagtagtagtagtagttgtcGTTCTACTGGTGATACTGCGCTTCACCTCAAGTCTCTGTTTTACTGAACCTGCTGATGTGTCAGTAAACGCCTCTTCTGTCGTGTAA